A portion of the Actomonas aquatica genome contains these proteins:
- a CDS encoding PP2C family protein-serine/threonine phosphatase, with product MPETPPIALRTAAITDIGRVRRQNEDRFLRDDEAGVYVVADGIGGLPGGAAAAQSCIDAIEAQLPAFASLKTAADLVPVLHEANQQVLDLGRRVSPGLGMGTTVVCTAIKGDRLFLAHVGDSRCYLVRNGEAQMLTEDHSLGNDLAKSGARPPMDFDEHQLSALTRCMGQPEPPEVDVAEETLRSGDILLLATDGVSRVIPDTELPGLLNGEEPLSQRLANLIEFVNDRGAPDNSTAVLIAVD from the coding sequence GTGCCGGAAACGCCCCCCATCGCCTTGCGCACTGCCGCCATCACCGACATCGGACGCGTTCGCCGCCAGAACGAGGACCGCTTCCTGCGCGATGATGAGGCCGGCGTCTACGTCGTGGCCGATGGTATCGGCGGACTCCCCGGCGGCGCCGCCGCCGCCCAATCCTGCATCGACGCGATCGAGGCTCAGCTCCCCGCCTTCGCCTCGCTCAAAACCGCCGCCGATCTCGTTCCGGTTCTCCACGAAGCCAACCAGCAGGTGCTCGATCTCGGCCGCCGCGTCAGTCCCGGTCTCGGCATGGGCACCACCGTCGTGTGCACCGCGATCAAAGGCGACCGCCTCTTCCTCGCTCACGTGGGCGACTCCCGCTGCTACCTCGTGCGCAACGGCGAAGCCCAAATGCTCACCGAGGACCACTCGCTCGGCAACGACCTCGCCAAATCCGGGGCCCGGCCGCCGATGGATTTTGACGAGCATCAACTCTCCGCACTCACCCGCTGCATGGGCCAACCCGAACCGCCCGAAGTCGACGTCGCCGAGGAAACCCTGCGCTCCGGCGACATCCTCCTACTCGCCACCGACGGCGTTTCCCGCGTCATCCCCGACACCGAACTCCCGGGGCTGCTCAACGGCGAGGAACCGCTCTCACAGCGCCTCGCCAACCTCATCGAATTCGTCAACGACCGCGGCGCCCCCGACAACTCCACCGCCGTGCTCATCGCCGTCGATTGA
- a CDS encoding tetratricopeptide repeat protein, producing the protein MSADRIARFTTLVEQQPDNVMFRFSLAQALEAGEDPTLAIPHYQTCAAAKADWMMPRILLGKLLLKQGDITAARPVLENALQLAIAQDHEDPAMELQAILEDLPKAP; encoded by the coding sequence ATGTCCGCCGATCGCATTGCCCGTTTCACCACCCTCGTCGAACAACAGCCGGATAACGTCATGTTCCGGTTCAGCCTCGCCCAAGCGCTCGAAGCCGGTGAAGACCCAACCCTCGCGATCCCTCATTATCAGACCTGTGCCGCAGCCAAAGCCGACTGGATGATGCCCCGCATCCTCCTCGGCAAACTCCTGCTCAAACAAGGCGACATCACCGCCGCCCGTCCCGTCCTCGAAAACGCCCTCCAACTCGCCATCGCCCAGGACCACGAAGACCCGGCCATGGAACTCCAAGCCATCCTCGAGGACCTCCCCAAAGCCCCCTGA
- a CDS encoding glycosyltransferase, with the protein MRVILTSHGSTGDIYPVIALAVAMQRAGHSVRFATIPHYQADVEAAGIEFLPLCPDWEQADLSYWMGRLQKIRTPIYQLRELYVGAHKYIPEMIRRMDAAMPGTDLVVSSYLFPMNKGIADRHGVPFATLAFAPHVIPSPDYPPENLPSPAWLGRRTRRAWNRWLWQSANAIVDRVINRTVAPSLRAAGLPKVRNFFSKPADRVIVTLPDALFRRPDAQIDDRFRFTGYCRWQAPTDDALDAEVAAFTGGQPVPIVSFGSMVYEHAGAFMERFVRHWPSDRKIIVQRGWAQFPRLGDESHIKVIGKVSHDQLFRHASAIIHHGGAGTTASALHAGKPQIIVPHIGDQTFFGMEMERLGVGQRLGKTWWPENLHHALDKLLADPTRAERATEIATKLRAEDGPAQAIAELEAYVGTKGLQAVGAKR; encoded by the coding sequence ATGCGGGTCATCCTCACGTCCCACGGCTCCACCGGCGACATCTACCCGGTCATCGCGTTGGCGGTCGCCATGCAACGCGCCGGCCACAGCGTGCGCTTCGCCACCATCCCTCACTATCAGGCCGACGTCGAAGCCGCCGGCATCGAGTTCCTGCCGCTCTGCCCCGATTGGGAACAGGCCGACCTCAGCTACTGGATGGGCCGCCTGCAAAAGATCCGCACGCCCATCTACCAGCTCCGCGAGCTCTACGTCGGCGCCCACAAATACATCCCCGAGATGATCCGGCGCATGGACGCCGCCATGCCCGGCACCGACCTGGTCGTCTCGTCCTACCTCTTCCCGATGAACAAAGGCATCGCCGACCGTCACGGCGTGCCCTTTGCCACCCTCGCCTTCGCGCCCCACGTCATCCCCTCACCGGATTACCCGCCCGAAAACCTCCCCTCTCCCGCCTGGCTCGGACGCCGCACCCGTCGCGCCTGGAACCGCTGGCTCTGGCAATCGGCCAACGCCATCGTCGATCGCGTCATCAACCGCACGGTTGCCCCCTCCCTCCGCGCCGCCGGTCTGCCCAAGGTGCGCAACTTCTTCTCCAAGCCCGCCGATCGCGTAATCGTCACCCTGCCCGACGCCCTCTTCCGTCGCCCCGACGCGCAGATCGACGACCGCTTCCGCTTCACTGGCTACTGCCGCTGGCAGGCGCCCACCGACGACGCCCTCGACGCCGAAGTCGCCGCCTTCACCGGCGGCCAGCCCGTGCCCATCGTCTCCTTCGGCAGCATGGTCTACGAACACGCCGGCGCCTTCATGGAGCGCTTCGTGCGCCACTGGCCGAGCGACCGCAAAATCATCGTGCAGCGCGGCTGGGCGCAGTTCCCCCGTCTCGGCGACGAGTCGCACATCAAAGTCATCGGCAAGGTCTCGCACGACCAACTTTTCCGCCACGCCAGCGCCATCATTCATCACGGCGGCGCCGGCACCACCGCCAGTGCCCTGCACGCCGGCAAACCGCAGATCATCGTCCCGCACATCGGCGACCAAACCTTCTTCGGCATGGAAATGGAACGCCTCGGCGTGGGCCAGCGCCTTGGCAAAACCTGGTGGCCGGAAAACCTCCACCACGCCCTCGACAAACTTTTGGCCGATCCCACTCGCGCCGAACGCGCGACCGAGATAGCGACAAAACTCCGCGCCGAAGACGGCCCCGCCCAAGCCATCGCCGAACTCGAAGCCTACGTCGGCACCAAGGGGCTCCAGGCGGTAGGCGCAAAGCGGTAG
- a CDS encoding CC0125/CC1285 family lipoprotein, whose translation MKKTALLASFLSPLLLLSGCMVGYQSHGVNGGHSFSRTGPDTFDVSYQSNTSLYQDQLHDYCMLRAAEVAIEYGFTHFAVEGELYSQVTQYMPTTSTTTVTVPPAAGSSSGSSSSGSGSSGGSASAKPTTATVTTTGATPMAFPVFTLRIKCYPTFPTATPHTGIVWDAEDVREEMAAKYGIPLY comes from the coding sequence ATGAAAAAGACTGCGCTGCTCGCCTCGTTCCTTTCACCCTTGTTGCTGCTTTCCGGCTGTATGGTCGGATACCAATCCCATGGCGTGAACGGCGGACATTCCTTCAGCCGCACCGGCCCCGATACTTTCGACGTGAGTTACCAATCGAACACGTCGCTCTACCAGGACCAGCTGCATGACTACTGCATGCTGCGCGCGGCGGAGGTGGCGATCGAGTATGGCTTCACCCATTTCGCGGTAGAGGGAGAGCTCTACAGTCAGGTAACCCAGTATATGCCGACCACGAGCACCACCACGGTCACCGTGCCGCCGGCAGCGGGATCGTCGTCTGGGTCCTCGTCCTCCGGCAGCGGTTCGAGTGGCGGCTCTGCCTCAGCAAAACCGACCACCGCCACCGTGACCACAACCGGTGCCACTCCCATGGCATTTCCGGTCTTCACGCTGCGGATCAAGTGCTACCCAACGTTTCCGACGGCCACACCGCACACCGGCATCGTCTGGGACGCCGAGGATGTGCGCGAGGAGATGGCCGCGAAATACGGGATTCCGTTGTATTGA
- a CDS encoding ABC transporter permease: MGLDTFLQDIRIGLRVLRKERGFCFLAVAVLALGICAVTTQFAVVNGVLLRGFSFPDADRLVSVQMVDPATFTPASYQSRFTTADFVDLREQAQSFSAMTGYLGNTTVNLSFGNDAPRRLQGGYVPWDFFRVLGVSPARGRDFEAADDRPGVTAAIMLSDAFWRSAFGADPQVIGRPVRINGRAGEIVGVMPPSFAFPSYEHVWIPYNAEYPVRPRHDPQANHISVVARLRPDVSLDQAEEEVSAIARRFATDFPATNADYTLGYVQPLIHLFTGAELPTLLYTMLTFCAGVLLIACVNVMNMQFARATLRAKELAIRSALGATRWRLIRQMLTESLLLAALGAVFGVAGAYYATDWLNVAKANLTNPLPGWMVFNLDPVVLAVVVGTTVVAALVAGFVPAWLASRATTANVLKDGGRGNTGRSVRIVTRGLVVAQILLTTVLLIGALLELHSIRRQQTLDYGYDTTGILSARLGLMKGDYPDGPAKTRFYEDLLRSLQASPQFEYAALTSRNRMSLSRSARIEIEGQDYLRNTDRPVAIVENVSAGYFDVLGLNLLEGRDFTELDTDQREPVAIINTTFAQTHFGREGPVGRRIRTIHPTGERPGPWRRIIGVSPAVRMHSPLDRESDGSGFFVPFSATAVGPTPATANPANFSTIIVRPHPGQRPQSLALAVQEATGRVDPHLPLYYFLTPEEALAGFLTQNRFIAAMFGLFGLVAVTLASVGLYGIMSFSVNQRLSEFGIRMALGADRLRILRLVLTQGGKQLAVGLGLGLTTAFVIATIGGDTLRAALFETSPRDPLVYLSVAVLLTVVALLALIVPARRATRADPMVALREE; the protein is encoded by the coding sequence ATGGGATTGGATACTTTTCTGCAGGATATTCGCATCGGGTTGCGCGTGCTGCGCAAGGAACGGGGATTTTGCTTCCTCGCCGTCGCCGTGCTCGCGCTCGGCATCTGTGCCGTCACCACGCAATTTGCCGTCGTCAACGGGGTCCTGCTGCGCGGGTTCTCGTTCCCGGACGCCGACCGCTTGGTGAGCGTGCAGATGGTCGATCCGGCCACCTTTACGCCGGCGTCGTATCAATCGCGCTTCACCACGGCCGACTTCGTTGATCTTCGGGAGCAAGCGCAGTCCTTCTCCGCCATGACCGGGTATCTGGGCAATACCACCGTCAACCTGAGCTTCGGCAACGACGCCCCGCGACGCCTGCAAGGCGGCTACGTGCCTTGGGACTTCTTTCGTGTGCTAGGGGTGTCGCCGGCGCGGGGCCGCGACTTTGAGGCTGCCGACGACCGCCCCGGTGTCACCGCCGCCATCATGTTGAGTGACGCGTTCTGGCGTTCCGCCTTTGGCGCCGACCCGCAGGTCATCGGCCGTCCGGTGCGCATCAACGGCCGCGCGGGCGAGATTGTTGGCGTCATGCCGCCGTCTTTTGCCTTTCCGAGCTACGAGCACGTCTGGATTCCCTACAACGCCGAATACCCGGTGCGCCCTCGCCACGATCCGCAGGCCAACCACATCTCGGTCGTGGCCCGCCTCCGTCCCGACGTCTCTCTCGATCAAGCCGAGGAGGAGGTGTCGGCCATCGCGCGCCGTTTTGCGACCGACTTCCCCGCGACCAATGCCGACTACACCCTCGGTTACGTGCAGCCGCTCATCCACCTCTTCACCGGAGCGGAGCTGCCCACCCTGCTCTACACCATGCTCACGTTTTGCGCCGGCGTGCTACTCATCGCCTGCGTGAATGTGATGAACATGCAGTTCGCTCGCGCTACGTTGCGCGCCAAGGAGCTCGCCATCCGTTCGGCCCTCGGCGCCACCCGCTGGCGCCTCATTCGGCAAATGCTCACCGAGAGTCTGCTGCTCGCCGCCCTCGGCGCGGTCTTCGGTGTCGCCGGCGCCTACTACGCCACCGACTGGCTCAACGTCGCCAAGGCCAACCTTACCAATCCCCTGCCCGGCTGGATGGTGTTTAACCTCGATCCCGTGGTCCTCGCCGTCGTCGTCGGCACCACCGTGGTCGCAGCGCTGGTCGCGGGGTTCGTGCCGGCGTGGCTCGCCTCCCGCGCCACGACCGCCAACGTCCTCAAAGACGGAGGCCGCGGCAACACCGGCCGCTCCGTGCGCATCGTCACCCGCGGCCTGGTGGTCGCCCAGATCCTGCTCACCACCGTGCTGCTGATCGGCGCCCTGCTCGAGCTGCACTCGATTCGCCGCCAGCAGACGCTCGACTACGGTTACGACACCACCGGGATCCTCAGTGCGCGCTTGGGCCTGATGAAGGGCGACTATCCCGACGGCCCGGCCAAGACCCGCTTTTACGAAGACCTGCTGCGCTCGCTCCAGGCGTCACCGCAGTTTGAATACGCCGCGCTCACCAGTCGCAACCGCATGTCGCTCTCGCGCTCGGCCCGGATCGAAATCGAGGGTCAGGATTACCTGCGCAACACCGACCGCCCTGTGGCTATCGTCGAAAACGTTTCGGCGGGTTACTTCGATGTGCTGGGCCTCAACCTCCTCGAAGGCCGCGACTTCACCGAACTCGACACCGACCAGCGCGAGCCGGTCGCCATCATCAACACCACCTTTGCCCAGACCCACTTCGGACGCGAGGGCCCGGTCGGACGTCGCATCCGCACCATCCACCCGACCGGCGAAAGACCCGGTCCGTGGCGGCGCATCATCGGCGTGAGCCCCGCCGTGCGTATGCACAGTCCGCTCGATCGCGAGAGTGATGGCAGCGGCTTTTTCGTGCCGTTCTCGGCCACCGCAGTCGGCCCCACGCCGGCCACCGCCAATCCCGCCAACTTCTCCACCATCATCGTGCGTCCGCACCCGGGCCAGCGTCCGCAAAGCCTGGCCCTCGCCGTGCAGGAAGCCACCGGTCGCGTGGACCCGCACCTTCCGCTCTACTATTTCCTCACGCCTGAAGAGGCGCTCGCCGGATTCCTCACCCAGAACCGCTTCATCGCCGCTATGTTTGGCCTCTTCGGCCTTGTGGCCGTGACCCTCGCCTCCGTCGGCCTCTACGGCATCATGTCCTTCTCGGTGAACCAGCGGCTGTCGGAGTTTGGCATCCGCATGGCCTTGGGCGCGGATCGTCTGCGCATCCTGCGGTTGGTGCTCACGCAAGGTGGGAAACAACTCGCCGTCGGCCTCGGTCTCGGCCTCACGACCGCCTTCGTGATAGCCACCATCGGGGGCGACACCCTGCGGGCCGCGCTGTTTGAAACCAGTCCGCGCGACCCGCTGGTCTATCTGTCGGTCGCCGTGTTGCTGACCGTGGTGGCCCTCCTCGCCCTCATCGTCCCGGCTCGCCGCGCGACGCGAGCAGATCCTATGGTCGCCCTGCGCGAGGAGTGA